In a single window of the Aminomonas paucivorans DSM 12260 genome:
- the gyrB gene encoding DNA topoisomerase (ATP-hydrolyzing) subunit B, with protein sequence MEAPASQYTAKDIQVLEGLEAVRKRPGMYIGDQGPRGLHHLVYEVVDNAIDEAMAGVCDTVYVTIHPEGSVSVVDNGRGIPTEIHAATGKSAAEVVLTVLHAGAKFDKKAYQVSGGLHGVGVSVVNALSEWLEVTIWRNGREHRQRFERGAAVTELQTGEDTDRRGTKVQFMPDEEIFSTLDFSSETLLGRLRELAFLNPGITIHFQDLRQDPILEKHYHFEGGIASFAEYLNRGKEVLFKPPVVVRGEKDNVVVDVALQYNDTYLERVFAFANLINTVEGGTHVSGFRTALTRAVNDQARKEKILKDKDPNFTGDDLKEGLTAVVSVKLLEPQFEGQTKTKLGNGDVKGIVDSVVYEGLKALLEERADILKPVVDKAVRARQAREAAKKARDLVRRKSAMSGLDLPGKLADCSNRNPEECEVYIVEGESAGGSAKMGRNRSFQAILPLRGKILNVERARLDKILSNEMVRTIIQALGCGVGDDFDYAKLRYHKIFLMADADVDGAHIRTLLLTLFFRYMPQIIENGHLYVAQPPLYRVQEGKTVHYCFSDKELKTLTDKASKRVSVQRYKGLGEMNPEQLWETTMDPANRIIKRVEVDDAVTADELFGILMGDAVEPRREFIETHAKEVRNLDI encoded by the coding sequence ATGGAAGCACCGGCATCCCAATACACAGCAAAGGACATCCAGGTCCTCGAAGGCCTGGAGGCGGTACGCAAACGCCCGGGCATGTACATCGGGGACCAGGGTCCCCGGGGCCTGCACCACCTGGTCTACGAAGTGGTGGACAACGCCATCGACGAGGCCATGGCGGGAGTCTGCGACACCGTGTACGTCACCATCCACCCCGAAGGCAGCGTGTCCGTGGTGGACAACGGCCGGGGCATCCCCACGGAGATCCACGCCGCCACGGGCAAGTCCGCCGCAGAGGTGGTCCTCACGGTGCTCCATGCGGGGGCCAAGTTCGACAAGAAGGCCTACCAGGTCTCCGGAGGCCTCCACGGCGTGGGGGTCTCGGTGGTCAACGCCCTCTCGGAATGGCTGGAGGTCACCATCTGGCGCAATGGCCGGGAGCACCGGCAGCGCTTCGAGCGGGGCGCTGCGGTGACGGAACTCCAGACGGGGGAGGACACGGACCGCCGGGGCACCAAGGTCCAGTTCATGCCGGACGAGGAGATCTTCTCCACCCTGGACTTCTCCTCCGAGACCCTCCTGGGACGTCTGCGGGAGCTGGCCTTCCTCAACCCGGGCATCACCATCCACTTCCAGGACCTGCGCCAGGACCCCATCCTGGAGAAGCACTACCACTTCGAGGGGGGCATTGCCTCCTTCGCGGAGTACCTGAACCGGGGCAAGGAGGTCCTCTTCAAACCTCCGGTGGTGGTGCGGGGAGAAAAGGACAACGTGGTGGTGGACGTGGCCCTCCAGTACAACGACACCTACCTGGAGCGGGTCTTCGCCTTCGCCAACCTCATCAACACCGTGGAGGGGGGCACCCACGTCTCGGGCTTCCGCACCGCCCTCACCCGGGCGGTGAACGACCAGGCCCGGAAGGAGAAGATCCTCAAGGACAAGGACCCCAACTTCACCGGGGACGACCTGAAGGAGGGCCTCACGGCGGTGGTGTCCGTGAAGCTCCTGGAGCCCCAGTTCGAGGGACAGACCAAGACCAAGCTGGGCAACGGGGACGTGAAGGGCATCGTGGACTCGGTGGTCTACGAGGGACTCAAGGCTCTCCTGGAGGAGCGAGCGGACATCCTCAAGCCCGTGGTGGACAAGGCCGTCCGGGCCCGACAGGCCCGGGAGGCCGCCAAGAAGGCCCGGGACCTGGTGCGCCGCAAGTCCGCCATGAGCGGCCTGGACCTGCCGGGCAAGCTGGCGGACTGCTCCAACCGCAACCCCGAGGAGTGCGAAGTCTACATCGTGGAGGGGGAATCCGCCGGGGGCAGCGCCAAGATGGGCCGCAACCGGAGCTTCCAGGCCATCCTCCCCCTTCGGGGGAAGATCCTCAACGTGGAGCGGGCCCGGCTGGACAAGATCCTCTCCAACGAGATGGTGCGCACCATCATCCAGGCCCTGGGCTGCGGCGTGGGGGACGACTTCGACTACGCCAAGCTGCGGTACCACAAGATCTTCCTCATGGCGGACGCGGACGTGGACGGGGCGCACATCCGCACCCTGCTGCTCACCCTCTTCTTCCGCTACATGCCCCAGATCATCGAGAACGGACACCTCTACGTGGCCCAGCCCCCCCTCTATCGGGTGCAGGAGGGCAAGACGGTGCACTACTGCTTCTCCGACAAGGAGCTGAAGACCCTCACCGACAAGGCATCCAAGCGGGTCTCCGTGCAGCGGTACAAGGGGCTGGGGGAGATGAACCCGGAACAGCTCTGGGAGACCACCATGGACCCGGCGAACCGCATCATCAAACGGGTGGAGGTGGACGACGCCGTCACCGCCGACGAACTCTTCGGCATCCTCATGGGGGACGCGGTGGAACCCCGGCGGGAGTTCATCGAGACCCACGCCAAGGAAGTGCGGAACCTGGACATCTAG
- a CDS encoding glycosyltransferase family protein — translation MAAALRRLSENLRVTLVLLPCQYASGGEVRFGRTLPGVDRVQGFKSLMSERPWKALGEEVAGAPVRRSVLHLGGDLALSLLLGRALGAPVDAFALRPRWPKRVRRYFVPDERTLERFLKKGVPPEKLRLVGHPAFDSVEELDPEPEVRRRLGFWVDEPVAAFLCGSRPFEALHAFPFFVEAARLLVGRFPELQILFPMAPTLDPEQILEALEKADISWRGRVRPQEVELDPDHWARVVWDKPQEALSCCDLAVALPGTNNLQAVALRVPLLVAVPLNRAWEIPLDGMAGHLPLWIPGMKTLKKKLILRRSRKVGTVSLPNRLAGLPVVPELIGELTPELVAQGAGELYQDREAQREMMVRFAELDRRYRGASSLMARAVLEAGAEEEGEDA, via the coding sequence GTGGCCGCGGCGCTGCGGCGGCTTTCGGAGAACCTGCGGGTGACCCTGGTCCTCCTGCCCTGCCAGTACGCCAGCGGGGGAGAGGTCCGGTTCGGCAGGACCCTTCCGGGGGTGGACCGGGTGCAGGGCTTCAAGTCCCTGATGTCCGAGCGTCCCTGGAAGGCCCTGGGGGAGGAGGTGGCGGGGGCTCCCGTGCGCCGGTCGGTGCTCCACCTGGGAGGGGACCTGGCCCTGTCCCTGCTGCTGGGGCGCGCCCTGGGAGCCCCGGTGGACGCCTTCGCCCTGCGGCCCCGTTGGCCGAAGCGGGTGCGGCGCTACTTCGTCCCGGACGAGCGCACCCTGGAGCGGTTCCTCAAGAAGGGAGTCCCCCCGGAAAAGCTGCGCCTGGTGGGACATCCCGCCTTCGACAGCGTGGAGGAACTGGATCCGGAGCCGGAGGTGCGCCGTCGCCTGGGCTTCTGGGTGGACGAGCCGGTGGCGGCGTTTCTGTGCGGCAGCCGCCCCTTCGAGGCGCTGCACGCCTTTCCCTTCTTCGTGGAGGCCGCCCGGCTGTTGGTGGGGCGGTTCCCGGAGCTTCAGATCCTCTTCCCCATGGCCCCCACCCTGGACCCGGAGCAGATCCTGGAGGCTCTGGAAAAGGCGGACATCTCCTGGCGGGGGCGGGTCCGTCCCCAGGAGGTGGAGCTGGACCCGGACCACTGGGCCCGGGTGGTGTGGGACAAGCCCCAGGAGGCCCTCTCCTGCTGCGACCTGGCGGTGGCGTTGCCGGGGACGAACAACCTTCAGGCGGTGGCCCTTCGGGTGCCCCTGCTGGTGGCGGTTCCCCTGAACCGGGCCTGGGAGATCCCCCTGGACGGGATGGCGGGGCACCTGCCCCTGTGGATCCCGGGCATGAAGACCCTGAAGAAGAAGCTCATCCTCCGCCGGAGCCGCAAGGTGGGCACCGTGAGCCTCCCCAACCGCCTGGCGGGTCTGCCGGTGGTGCCGGAACTCATCGGGGAGCTGACCCCGGAGCTGGTGGCCCAAGGGGCGGGGGAGCTGTACCAGGACCGGGAGGCCCAGCGGGAGATGATGGTCCGCTTCGCGGAGCTGGACCGGCGTTACCGGGGGGCTTCGTCCCTCATGGCCCGAGCGGTGCTGGAGGCGGGGGCGGAGGAAGAGGGGGAGGACGCATGA
- a CDS encoding YhcH/YjgK/YiaL family protein produces MIHDRVEGFRFYGGLGRGLFRALSLLASGEAAAFPEGRHDLGEGLLAIHSRYVPREADAEPYETHRRYLDVQAVLAGGERMGYAPASSLTPLGPYDEGEDCVLYRGEGAWLPLLPGWFAVLGVQDAHQPGVCLPGFGGEVCKVVFKVPLT; encoded by the coding sequence ATGATCCACGACCGGGTGGAGGGGTTCCGGTTCTACGGGGGGTTGGGACGCGGGCTCTTCCGGGCCCTGTCCCTGCTGGCCTCGGGGGAGGCGGCGGCTTTCCCGGAGGGGCGGCACGACCTGGGAGAGGGGCTTCTTGCGATTCACTCCCGTTACGTCCCCCGGGAGGCCGACGCGGAGCCCTACGAGACCCACCGGCGATACCTGGACGTGCAGGCGGTGCTGGCGGGAGGGGAGCGCATGGGGTATGCCCCCGCCTCCTCCCTGACGCCCCTCGGCCCCTACGACGAAGGGGAGGACTGCGTCCTCTACCGGGGAGAGGGCGCCTGGCTGCCCCTTCTGCCCGGTTGGTTCGCCGTCCTGGGGGTGCAGGACGCCCACCAGCCGGGGGTGTGCCTGCCCGGCTTCGGGGGAGAGGTGTGCAAGGTGGTGTTCAAGGTCCCCCTGACGTAG
- a CDS encoding macro domain-containing protein, with product MKIEQRDIVELWQQGETVCVTVSLVFQRKDGSGVMDRGNALAMARTCPDLPQKLGQCIQKGRGEVAFLAPRIIAFFTKPKTCSFELTLPDVVHLYSWDSEVPGNHCRADPVMVARSARQLLKLLDREKLERVYLPVPGVGDGGLEADDIAEALEVLDRDPRVVLVSIRPIPGMETVQAEKTPA from the coding sequence GTGAAGATCGAGCAGCGGGACATCGTGGAACTCTGGCAGCAGGGAGAGACGGTGTGCGTCACCGTGAGCCTGGTGTTTCAGCGCAAGGACGGTTCGGGGGTGATGGACCGAGGAAACGCCTTGGCCATGGCCCGAACCTGCCCGGATCTGCCCCAGAAGCTGGGGCAGTGCATCCAGAAGGGGCGGGGGGAGGTGGCCTTCCTGGCCCCCCGGATCATCGCCTTCTTCACCAAGCCCAAGACCTGCTCCTTCGAGCTGACCCTCCCGGACGTGGTGCACCTGTACTCCTGGGACAGTGAGGTGCCGGGGAACCACTGCCGGGCGGACCCGGTGATGGTGGCCCGAAGCGCCCGACAGCTCCTGAAACTGCTGGACCGGGAGAAGTTGGAGCGGGTGTACCTCCCCGTCCCGGGAGTGGGGGACGGAGGCCTGGAGGCGGACGACATCGCCGAGGCTCTGGAGGTGTTGGACCGGGACCCCCGGGTGGTGCTGGTGTCCATCCGCCCCATCCCGGGCATGGAGACGGTGCAGGCCGAGAAGACCCCCGCGTAG
- a CDS encoding Rossmann-like domain-containing protein, which yields MGILEERLWGLARKHAEGRRVLEVVRGVRYTAALLEGGRLGLSYSYARAAARGERCMPLLMGLPVEAEALLDLSTSEHLGDRAVALAVANGVLPVEGELSDAMPPVESGEEVLLVGFMEPLARRLREKGVRVFTLDDQEKQGIPLDRGLELAVRVDRVVLTASAIANRTWERFVERAKDCWVVGPSTPLCWEVFADTSVSAVMGRSVKHAPELLKAVSRGAGTRLFDPFTDRVLLCAKRLCV from the coding sequence GTGGGGATCCTGGAGGAACGGCTGTGGGGCCTTGCCCGAAAGCATGCGGAAGGTCGTCGGGTCCTGGAGGTGGTGCGCGGGGTGCGCTACACCGCCGCCCTGCTGGAGGGGGGGCGGCTGGGGCTGTCCTACAGCTACGCCCGGGCGGCGGCCCGGGGGGAGCGCTGCATGCCCCTGCTGATGGGGTTGCCCGTGGAGGCGGAAGCCCTGCTGGACCTGTCCACCTCGGAACACCTGGGGGACCGGGCGGTGGCGTTGGCGGTGGCCAACGGGGTGCTCCCCGTGGAGGGGGAACTCTCCGACGCCATGCCCCCGGTGGAGTCGGGGGAAGAGGTCCTGCTGGTGGGGTTCATGGAACCCCTGGCCCGGAGGCTGCGGGAGAAGGGGGTCCGAGTCTTCACCCTGGACGACCAGGAGAAGCAGGGCATCCCCCTGGATCGGGGGCTGGAGCTGGCGGTTCGGGTGGACCGGGTGGTCCTCACCGCGAGCGCCATCGCCAACCGCACCTGGGAGCGCTTCGTGGAGCGGGCCAAGGACTGCTGGGTGGTGGGACCCTCCACGCCCCTGTGTTGGGAGGTCTTCGCGGACACGTCGGTCTCCGCGGTGATGGGGCGCAGCGTCAAGCACGCCCCGGAGCTGCTCAAGGCGGTGTCCCGGGGGGCGGGGACCCGGCTCTTCGACCCCTTCACGGACCGGGTGCTCCTGTGCGCCAAGCGTCTGTGCGTCTGA
- a CDS encoding DUF6305 family protein — translation MRGFKKVFLGAVLAAALALPAQAAEVALTTVGQSPDGMMVKVILKKMKVDNDYDAMMKPEALKGQKVLLAVVGGSMKGLGAAGIDKEQEKARGAALVDAARAKGMKVLVLHVGGKGRRGELSDFLATAVTPKGDAVLVVKGGNDDGFFTKLKGKNAPLTTADSVQKLQAPLAEILAGWGVGKP, via the coding sequence ATGCGAGGGTTCAAGAAGGTGTTCCTGGGGGCGGTTCTGGCTGCGGCCCTGGCGCTGCCCGCTCAGGCGGCGGAGGTGGCCCTCACCACCGTGGGGCAGAGCCCCGACGGCATGATGGTGAAGGTGATCCTCAAGAAGATGAAGGTGGACAACGACTACGACGCCATGATGAAGCCCGAAGCCCTGAAGGGACAGAAGGTGCTTCTGGCGGTGGTGGGGGGCAGCATGAAGGGGCTGGGGGCCGCGGGGATCGACAAGGAGCAGGAGAAGGCCCGGGGTGCCGCCCTGGTGGACGCCGCCCGCGCCAAGGGCATGAAGGTCCTGGTGCTGCACGTGGGGGGCAAGGGGCGTCGGGGGGAACTCTCGGACTTTCTGGCCACGGCGGTGACCCCCAAGGGGGACGCGGTGCTGGTGGTCAAGGGGGGCAACGACGACGGGTTCTTCACCAAGCTCAAGGGGAAGAACGCTCCCCTGACGACGGCCGATTCGGTGCAGAAGCTCCAGGCCCCTCTGGCGGAGATCCTCGCGGGCTGGGGCGTGGGGAAGCCCTAG
- a CDS encoding SLC13 family permease: MDASWFWPEGALALLMVGAFAFGAFRLKLPIAIAMSLAAVLGALAGGFGVPLRHLVEGMFGYIDTILIIACAMIFMKTVQHIGLLDALAAWGIRRFRAVPLMLCVLVTFLVMLPGMLTGSSTAGCLTTGALVAPVLLRLGVSKTRAAAAIAMAAIYGMIAPPIDIPVMIIGGGIDMPYVGFALPLLLATIPLALFSSLWLLYPVLRKDGDVDAAGLEAELRRMERTPLSPRLFLPFGVLLVLMGGEQLFPGRFPSLGMPLQFLLASAAGLLPGVRCNPLEVATEAVRDALPVLGILMGVGMFIQVMTLTGVRGFVVVSALAIPAWLLYASIATTIPLFGAVSAFGAASVLGVPFVLALLGKDQILVASALALISGLGDLMPPTALAGIFAAQVTGEEDYFAVLRHCVVPGVATALWGIGMIVWANPLAALLR; this comes from the coding sequence ATGGACGCAAGCTGGTTCTGGCCCGAAGGGGCCCTGGCCCTGCTCATGGTGGGGGCCTTCGCCTTCGGGGCCTTCAGGCTCAAGCTGCCCATCGCCATCGCCATGTCCCTGGCGGCGGTGCTGGGCGCCCTGGCGGGGGGCTTCGGGGTACCCCTGCGGCACCTGGTGGAGGGGATGTTCGGCTACATCGACACCATCCTCATCATCGCCTGCGCCATGATCTTCATGAAGACGGTGCAGCACATCGGCCTGCTGGATGCCCTGGCGGCCTGGGGGATCCGGCGCTTTCGGGCCGTTCCCCTGATGCTGTGCGTCCTGGTGACTTTCCTGGTGATGCTTCCGGGGATGCTCACCGGGTCCTCCACCGCCGGGTGCCTCACCACGGGGGCCCTGGTGGCCCCGGTGCTCCTGCGCCTGGGGGTCTCCAAGACCCGGGCCGCCGCGGCCATCGCCATGGCGGCCATCTACGGGATGATCGCCCCTCCCATCGACATCCCGGTCATGATCATCGGCGGGGGCATCGACATGCCCTACGTGGGCTTCGCCCTGCCCCTGCTGCTGGCCACGATCCCCCTGGCCCTCTTCTCCTCCCTGTGGCTTCTCTACCCCGTCCTGCGCAAGGACGGGGATGTGGACGCGGCGGGGCTGGAGGCCGAACTGAGGCGGATGGAACGGACCCCCCTTTCCCCCAGGCTCTTCCTGCCCTTCGGGGTCCTGCTGGTCCTCATGGGAGGGGAACAGCTCTTCCCGGGGCGGTTCCCCAGCCTGGGGATGCCCCTCCAGTTTCTCCTGGCCTCGGCGGCGGGGCTGCTTCCCGGGGTGCGCTGCAACCCCCTGGAGGTGGCCACGGAGGCGGTGCGGGACGCCCTGCCGGTGCTGGGGATCCTCATGGGGGTGGGCATGTTCATCCAGGTGATGACCCTCACGGGGGTGCGGGGCTTCGTGGTGGTCTCCGCCCTGGCCATCCCGGCGTGGCTGCTCTACGCCAGCATCGCCACCACCATCCCCCTCTTCGGGGCGGTGTCCGCCTTCGGGGCCGCGTCGGTGCTGGGGGTGCCCTTCGTCCTGGCCCTGCTGGGAAAGGACCAGATCCTGGTGGCCTCCGCCCTGGCCCTCATCTCCGGCCTGGGGGACCTGATGCCCCCCACGGCCCTGGCGGGGATCTTCGCCGCCCAGGTGACGGGAGAGGAGGACTATTTCGCGGTGCTGCGGCACTGCGTGGTCCCCGGGGTCGCCACGGCGCTCTGGGGCATCGGCATGATCGTCTGGGCCAACCCGTTGGCGGCCCTGCTGCGCTAG
- a CDS encoding succinylglutamate desuccinylase/aspartoacylase family protein produces the protein MTFPLKGSRTTALALLLLSCVVCVLAARDFRSLWTPDRVVSAPGFRQEMLSRYFEALKGTPLDTPVFVQEGAEPGGTLFVLGGTHPNEPAGYLTAVTLLENVRVTKGRLLVVPFGNASGFTHNQPQEASPQRISFPLPGGGVRTFRYGSRDINNIVMWPIPDIYIHKASGQALAGNESKNLNRAYPGDPEGTPAEKLAFGIMELLRKEKVDLAFDLHEASPEYPVVDAIVAHEKSMELAAAAAMDLKEQGIEVRLEPSPKNLRGLSHREWGDGTDALPILVEVANPSQGRLRGRTDEALVLTGKDKAYLLASRLGRLFVPYDEKGKPIEERVGRDLATLKAFLDAQELFDEEKAVRLEGIPGYREVQEKGLGAFLKPLPAGR, from the coding sequence ATGACCTTCCCCCTGAAAGGAAGCCGCACCACCGCGCTGGCTCTTCTGCTGCTCTCCTGCGTCGTCTGCGTCCTGGCGGCCCGGGACTTCCGGAGCCTCTGGACCCCCGACCGGGTGGTCTCCGCCCCGGGGTTCCGGCAGGAGATGCTGTCCCGCTACTTCGAAGCCCTCAAGGGCACCCCCCTGGACACGCCGGTGTTCGTCCAGGAGGGAGCGGAGCCCGGGGGCACCCTCTTCGTCCTGGGGGGGACCCACCCCAACGAGCCCGCAGGGTACCTCACCGCGGTGACCCTGCTGGAGAACGTCCGGGTGACCAAGGGGCGGCTCCTGGTGGTGCCCTTCGGCAACGCCTCGGGGTTCACCCACAACCAGCCCCAGGAGGCGTCCCCCCAGCGGATCTCCTTTCCCCTGCCCGGCGGCGGGGTGCGGACCTTCCGCTACGGCTCCCGGGACATCAACAACATCGTCATGTGGCCCATCCCGGACATCTACATCCACAAAGCCTCGGGGCAGGCCCTGGCGGGGAACGAGAGCAAGAACCTGAACCGGGCCTATCCGGGGGACCCCGAGGGGACCCCCGCGGAAAAGCTGGCCTTCGGGATCATGGAGCTGCTGCGGAAGGAGAAGGTGGACCTGGCCTTCGACCTCCACGAGGCTTCCCCGGAGTACCCCGTGGTGGACGCCATCGTGGCCCACGAGAAGAGCATGGAGCTGGCGGCGGCTGCGGCCATGGACCTGAAGGAGCAGGGCATCGAGGTGCGCCTGGAGCCCTCCCCCAAGAACCTCCGGGGGCTGAGCCACCGGGAGTGGGGGGATGGGACCGACGCCCTGCCCATCCTGGTGGAGGTGGCCAACCCCAGCCAGGGACGCCTTCGGGGGCGCACCGACGAGGCCCTGGTGCTTACGGGAAAAGACAAGGCCTATCTGTTGGCCAGCCGCCTGGGGCGCCTCTTCGTGCCCTACGACGAGAAGGGCAAGCCCATCGAGGAGCGGGTGGGGCGGGACCTGGCCACCCTGAAGGCCTTCCTGGACGCCCAGGAACTCTTCGACGAGGAGAAGGCCGTGCGGCTGGAGGGCATCCCGGGATATCGGGAGGTTCAGGAAAAGGGGCTGGGGGCCTTCCTGAAGCCCCTGCCCGCGGGACGGTAA
- the ggt gene encoding gamma-glutamyltransferase, with protein sequence MRKSRLGLWTRGFLVAAALAALAGVAAAAPAQDVYAKKGMVSSAHELASKAGVEIMRRGGNAVDAAVATALALNVVEPNASGIGGGGFMTLRTRDGKVVVLDYRETAPRSAGKEMFASEQAKKEKWSIQGGRSVGVPGWLAGMIYALEHYGTMTFGQVAEPAIRLAEKGFPIHPMQNQVITDEFDKLTRYNDPAKVAFLKEGLPLAAGELCVQPELAKTYRLVAKEGSKAFYQGEIAKAIVEAVNKSGGNMTLQDLKDYKVLVREPVFGTYRGYKIYSTPPASSGGTHIVELLNILENFPIAKMGHNTPGTVNVLAEAMKLIYADRAAYMADTAFVKVPLKGLASKEYAKAQAERIREGKVASEVPAGDPWKYEGGKTAYLGGGIDERVSTSSFSVVDAAGNIVASTNTVNYFFGSGVIVPGYGIVLNDEMDDFSSDPKSVNAPEPGKRPLSSMSPTVVLDPKGNPYMTVGAAGATRIITSVAQILMNCIDFGMTMDQAIEQPRVSNGVFGGKAGKLELEKGFDPKTAEVLQAMGYVLDKDKHIGTAQGILFDFQKETLNGGADSRRLGVPVGF encoded by the coding sequence ATGAGGAAGAGTCGGTTGGGTCTGTGGACAAGGGGTTTCCTGGTCGCCGCGGCGTTGGCGGCCCTGGCGGGGGTCGCCGCGGCGGCTCCGGCGCAGGATGTGTACGCCAAGAAGGGCATGGTCTCCAGCGCCCACGAGCTGGCCTCCAAGGCGGGGGTGGAGATCATGCGCCGGGGGGGGAACGCGGTGGATGCCGCGGTGGCCACCGCCCTGGCGCTGAACGTGGTGGAGCCCAATGCCTCGGGCATCGGAGGGGGAGGCTTCATGACCCTGCGGACCCGGGACGGCAAGGTGGTGGTGCTGGACTACCGGGAGACCGCTCCTCGGTCCGCCGGCAAGGAAATGTTCGCCTCCGAGCAGGCGAAAAAGGAAAAGTGGTCCATCCAGGGAGGCCGGTCCGTGGGGGTCCCGGGATGGCTCGCGGGGATGATCTACGCCCTGGAGCACTATGGCACCATGACCTTCGGCCAGGTGGCGGAGCCCGCCATCCGTCTGGCGGAGAAGGGCTTCCCGATCCACCCCATGCAGAACCAGGTCATCACCGATGAGTTCGACAAGCTCACCCGGTACAACGATCCTGCCAAGGTGGCCTTCCTGAAGGAGGGGCTTCCCCTGGCGGCGGGAGAGCTTTGTGTGCAACCCGAGCTGGCCAAGACCTACCGCCTCGTCGCCAAGGAGGGGTCGAAGGCCTTCTATCAGGGGGAGATCGCCAAGGCCATCGTGGAGGCGGTGAACAAGTCCGGCGGGAACATGACCCTCCAGGACCTGAAGGACTACAAGGTGCTGGTTCGGGAACCCGTCTTCGGGACCTACCGGGGCTACAAGATCTACTCCACCCCTCCCGCCTCCAGCGGAGGGACCCACATCGTGGAGCTTCTGAACATCCTGGAGAACTTCCCCATCGCCAAAATGGGGCACAACACCCCCGGAACGGTGAACGTCCTGGCGGAGGCTATGAAACTGATCTACGCGGATCGGGCGGCCTACATGGCCGACACGGCCTTCGTGAAGGTTCCTCTGAAGGGGCTTGCCAGCAAGGAGTACGCCAAGGCTCAGGCCGAGCGGATCCGGGAAGGAAAGGTCGCCTCGGAGGTGCCGGCGGGGGATCCCTGGAAGTACGAGGGGGGCAAGACGGCCTACCTGGGCGGGGGTATCGACGAACGGGTGAGCACCAGTTCCTTCTCCGTGGTGGATGCGGCGGGGAACATCGTGGCCAGCACCAACACGGTGAACTACTTCTTCGGGTCCGGGGTCATCGTTCCCGGTTACGGCATCGTGCTCAACGACGAGATGGACGACTTCTCCTCCGATCCGAAGAGCGTCAACGCCCCGGAACCGGGCAAGCGTCCCCTCTCCTCCATGTCTCCCACGGTGGTGCTGGATCCCAAGGGGAACCCCTACATGACCGTGGGCGCCGCAGGAGCTACCCGGATCATCACCTCGGTGGCGCAGATCCTGATGAACTGCATCGATTTCGGCATGACCATGGACCAGGCCATCGAACAGCCCCGGGTGAGCAACGGGGTCTTTGGGGGCAAGGCGGGCAAGCTGGAACTGGAGAAGGGCTTCGACCCGAAGACCGCGGAGGTTCTTCAGGCCATGGGGTATGTCCTGGACAAGGACAAGCACATCGGCACCGCCCAGGGCATTCTGTTCGATTTCCAGAAGGAGACCCTGAACGGGGGGGCGGACTCCCGGCGGCTGGGCGTCCCCGTGGGCTTCTAG